From a region of the Streptomyces tirandamycinicus genome:
- a CDS encoding acyl-CoA dehydrogenase family protein, with translation MSIQDSAEVLAAVREAVPVIREHGIEAERQGRVPRETLRRLDRAGVFRMAVPERFGGLDLSLERQAEVVGRIAGACPATGWNMTVWLTGALIAGLYPDKAQKEVFDGGSVRVSLGFATTGRLTPVEGGYRLSGRWGYNSGCHAADWDVLGAVLERPDGTEEEFFALVPLTELSIVDDWDVSAGSGTGSATTVAEDVFVPAHRLIGYDASLTGETGERWNAQVPGRGYGAVAFIMSLYASMALGLARGALELFFERLPGRGITYTDWDDQRRHPLVQQQVAAAANRIEAGAALTDRVIALLQERADAGERPTDAEKAQVRGRTAFAGDLAKEAVQLLYSLSGASVLKRSVPIQRYHRDILGFTQHALAHPLPNLEMQGRVLMGLAPGSYIL, from the coding sequence GTGTCAATTCAGGATTCGGCCGAGGTGTTGGCTGCCGTCCGCGAAGCCGTGCCGGTGATCCGGGAACACGGCATCGAGGCGGAGAGGCAGGGGCGGGTGCCGCGGGAGACGCTGCGGCGCCTGGACCGGGCCGGAGTGTTCCGTATGGCCGTGCCCGAACGGTTCGGTGGTCTGGATCTTTCCCTCGAGCGGCAGGCGGAGGTCGTGGGCCGGATCGCCGGGGCCTGTCCGGCCACCGGCTGGAACATGACGGTCTGGCTCACCGGGGCGCTGATCGCCGGCCTGTACCCGGACAAGGCGCAGAAGGAGGTCTTCGACGGGGGCTCGGTGCGGGTGTCGCTGGGCTTCGCGACGACCGGCCGGCTGACCCCGGTCGAGGGAGGCTACCGGCTCAGCGGGCGCTGGGGCTACAACTCCGGCTGCCACGCCGCCGACTGGGACGTGCTGGGCGCGGTGCTGGAGCGGCCGGACGGGACCGAGGAGGAGTTCTTCGCCCTCGTACCGCTGACGGAACTGTCCATCGTCGACGACTGGGACGTCTCGGCGGGAAGCGGCACTGGGAGCGCTACCACGGTCGCCGAGGACGTCTTCGTGCCCGCCCACCGGCTCATCGGGTACGACGCGTCGCTGACCGGGGAGACCGGTGAGCGGTGGAACGCGCAGGTGCCGGGGCGGGGGTACGGCGCAGTCGCGTTCATCATGTCGCTGTACGCGAGCATGGCCCTCGGTCTCGCCCGCGGCGCCCTGGAACTGTTCTTCGAGCGGCTGCCCGGGCGCGGGATCACCTACACCGACTGGGACGACCAGCGCCGGCACCCGCTGGTCCAGCAGCAGGTGGCGGCCGCGGCCAACCGGATCGAGGCCGGCGCCGCGCTGACCGACCGGGTGATCGCGCTGCTCCAGGAGCGCGCCGACGCCGGTGAGCGGCCCACCGACGCGGAGAAGGCTCAGGTCCGCGGGCGGACCGCGTTCGCCGGGGACCTGGCCAAGGAGGCCGTCCAGCTGCTGTATTCGCTCAGCGGCGCCTCGGTGCTCAAGCGCAGCGTGCCCATCCAGCGCTACCACCGGGACATCCTGGGCTTCACCCAGCACGCCCTGGCGCATCCGCTGCCGAATCTGGAGATGCAGGGCCGCGTCCTGATGGGGCTCGCCCCGGGCTCGTACATCCTCTGA
- a CDS encoding winged helix-turn-helix transcriptional regulator, whose product MEEGTLKSLTHCAGTEDEYEALQWDTRQGCEVRHILDRVADKWSLLVIALLERRSLRFSELRRQIDGVSQRMLTVTLRQLERDGLVKRTVHPVVPPRVDYELTPLGGTLHSTIRSLVIWTEEHQSEIAAARAEYDKRADPAVAS is encoded by the coding sequence ATGGAAGAAGGCACTTTGAAGTCACTGACTCACTGCGCGGGTACCGAGGACGAGTACGAGGCGCTGCAGTGGGACACCCGGCAGGGGTGTGAAGTGCGGCATATCCTCGACCGCGTGGCGGACAAGTGGTCCCTGCTGGTGATAGCGCTGCTGGAGCGCCGCAGCCTCCGCTTCTCGGAGCTGCGCCGGCAGATCGACGGGGTCAGCCAGCGCATGCTGACCGTCACGCTGCGTCAGCTGGAGCGTGACGGCCTGGTCAAACGCACGGTGCACCCGGTCGTTCCGCCGCGTGTGGACTACGAGTTGACCCCTCTGGGGGGGACGTTGCACTCCACCATCCGGAGCCTGGTGATCTGGACCGAGGAGCACCAGAGCGAGATCGCGGCCGCGCGAGCCGAGTACGACAAACGGGCGGACCCGGCCGTGGCGTCCTGA
- a CDS encoding MFS transporter yields the protein MSGRAWGVLFVLCGAIFLEGVDVAMLNVALPSIRADLGLSTGTLQWVMSAYVLGYGGFMLLGGRAADLFGRRQMFLFWLTVFLLFSGLGGLASEGWTLVVARFVTGVAAAFMTPAGLSIITTSFEEGPQRNKALLVYSGTAAGGFSIGLVVGGLLASVDWRWVFFAPVILSALILVTGAALIPKSAKPDRNGQSMDIGGAISVTAGILLLVFAVERASHETVGITAVTVAASLVLFLAFVLIERKAASPLVRLGIFRNGSLVRSNIAGLLFAAGFFGFQFIVVLYLQELRGWSTLQTSFAMIVIGIDAILSPTLTPRLVNKFGNARVIFGGLLLATLSYALMLPLGLDWTYMMMFPSLIILGLAFSLAYGPLTIVATEGIAEEEQGVAGGLLYTSFQFGAALGLSSATAVLTAVTDGTSDQALLDGYQAALLVPLVAAAVAVVISMFGLRKKSGAATAEAVPANDPVLESVETAR from the coding sequence ATGAGTGGGCGCGCTTGGGGCGTGCTGTTCGTGCTCTGTGGTGCGATCTTCCTCGAGGGCGTCGACGTGGCGATGCTCAACGTGGCCCTGCCGTCGATCCGGGCCGACCTGGGGCTGTCCACCGGCACCCTCCAGTGGGTCATGAGCGCCTACGTCCTCGGCTACGGCGGCTTCATGCTCCTCGGCGGTCGCGCCGCCGACCTCTTCGGCCGTCGCCAGATGTTCCTCTTCTGGCTGACCGTCTTCCTGCTCTTCTCCGGTCTGGGCGGTCTGGCCAGCGAAGGCTGGACGCTGGTCGTCGCCCGCTTCGTCACCGGTGTGGCGGCGGCCTTCATGACCCCGGCCGGTCTGTCGATCATCACCACCAGCTTCGAGGAGGGCCCGCAGCGCAACAAGGCCCTGCTGGTCTACTCGGGCACCGCGGCCGGCGGCTTCTCCATCGGCCTGGTCGTCGGTGGTCTGCTGGCCTCGGTCGACTGGCGCTGGGTCTTCTTCGCCCCGGTCATTCTGTCGGCCCTCATCCTGGTCACCGGCGCGGCCCTCATCCCCAAGTCTGCCAAGCCCGACCGCAACGGCCAGAGCATGGACATCGGCGGTGCGATCAGCGTGACCGCGGGCATCCTGCTGCTGGTGTTCGCCGTCGAGCGCGCCAGCCACGAGACGGTCGGCATCACCGCGGTGACCGTGGCGGCCAGCCTGGTGCTGTTCCTGGCCTTCGTGCTCATCGAGCGCAAGGCGGCCTCCCCGCTGGTCCGCCTCGGCATCTTCCGCAACGGCAGCCTGGTCCGCTCGAACATCGCCGGTCTGCTCTTCGCCGCCGGGTTCTTCGGCTTCCAGTTCATCGTCGTGCTCTACCTTCAGGAGCTGCGCGGCTGGTCCACGCTGCAGACCAGCTTCGCGATGATCGTCATCGGCATCGACGCGATCCTGTCGCCGACGCTCACCCCGAGGCTGGTGAACAAGTTCGGCAACGCGCGGGTCATCTTCGGCGGTCTGCTGCTGGCGACGCTGTCCTACGCGCTGATGCTGCCGCTGGGCCTCGACTGGACCTACATGATGATGTTCCCGAGCCTCATCATCCTGGGTCTCGCCTTCTCGCTGGCCTACGGTCCGCTGACCATCGTCGCCACCGAGGGCATCGCGGAGGAAGAGCAGGGCGTCGCCGGCGGTCTGCTGTACACCTCCTTCCAGTTCGGTGCGGCGCTCGGTCTGTCCTCCGCCACCGCCGTCCTCACTGCGGTGACCGACGGCACGAGCGACCAGGCGCTGCTGGACGGCTACCAGGCTGCCCTGCTCGTCCCGTTGGTGGCCGCCGCCGTCGCCGTCGTGATCAGCATGTTCGGCCTGCGCAAGAAGTCCGGCGCGGCGACCGCGGAAGCCGTCCCGGCGAACGACCCCGTCCTCGAGTCGGTCGAGACCGCCCGCTGA
- a CDS encoding acyl-CoA dehydrogenase family protein: MTTNDSTIAAVLDEVKSLADRFRESGTQAEERRWIPDENIELLEKAGVFRLNVPARFGGLEAPVADQVKVLSEIARADTATGWVAMIWLSSSWVPSLFPDAAQKEVYAEGSLKVSTGFTPTGTLTPEDGGYSLSGSWKWISGSRGADYGLLAALLTTPDGTPVPHAALVPFSELEIADDWQASAAAGTGSSTVSASGVKVPAHRVVSLLDVLAGTTGDRSNTGATGRNYAFVPFFMAQGASAYLGIARGAYELFLERLPGRGITYTSWTDQSQSPVTQIQVATAANKIAAAEALQETWLRLIQEHADAGTAPSVEERAAVRGKAGFAIQLAKEAVDELFEASGASVIMKDVPFQRYHRDLRGLALHALFAFHTNQEVHGRSILGLAPDTPFL, encoded by the coding sequence ATGACCACGAACGACAGCACGATCGCTGCGGTGCTCGACGAGGTGAAGTCCCTGGCCGACCGGTTCCGGGAATCCGGCACACAGGCCGAGGAACGGCGCTGGATTCCGGACGAGAACATCGAGCTTCTGGAAAAGGCCGGCGTCTTCCGTCTCAATGTCCCGGCCCGTTTCGGCGGTCTGGAGGCCCCCGTAGCCGACCAGGTCAAGGTCCTCAGTGAGATCGCCCGCGCCGACACCGCCACCGGCTGGGTCGCGATGATCTGGCTGTCCAGCTCCTGGGTGCCGAGCCTCTTCCCGGACGCCGCCCAGAAGGAGGTGTACGCCGAGGGTTCGCTCAAGGTCTCCACCGGCTTCACGCCAACCGGCACCCTCACCCCCGAGGACGGCGGCTACTCCCTCAGCGGCAGCTGGAAGTGGATCTCGGGCTCCCGCGGCGCCGACTACGGCCTGCTCGCCGCGCTGCTGACCACCCCGGACGGCACCCCGGTGCCGCACGCCGCCCTGGTCCCGTTCTCCGAGCTGGAGATCGCCGACGACTGGCAGGCCTCGGCCGCCGCGGGCACCGGCAGCTCCACCGTCTCCGCCTCCGGCGTCAAGGTCCCCGCGCACCGCGTGGTCAGCCTGCTCGACGTGCTCGCCGGCACCACCGGCGACCGCTCCAACACCGGCGCGACCGGCCGCAACTACGCCTTCGTCCCGTTCTTCATGGCCCAGGGCGCGTCGGCCTACCTCGGCATCGCCCGGGGCGCCTACGAGCTGTTCCTGGAGCGGCTCCCCGGACGCGGCATCACGTACACGTCGTGGACCGACCAGAGCCAGTCCCCGGTGACACAGATCCAGGTGGCCACAGCCGCCAACAAGATCGCCGCCGCCGAGGCGCTGCAGGAGACCTGGCTGCGCCTGATCCAGGAGCACGCCGACGCCGGCACCGCGCCCTCCGTCGAGGAGCGGGCCGCCGTCCGCGGCAAAGCCGGTTTCGCGATCCAGCTCGCCAAGGAGGCCGTGGACGAGCTGTTCGAGGCCAGCGGCGCTTCGGTGATCATGAAGGACGTCCCGTTCCAGCGCTACCACCGCGACCTGCGCGGTCTCGCGCTGCACGCGCTGTTCGCCTTCCACACCAACCAGGAAGTGCACGGCCGGTCCATCCTCGGCCTGGCGCCCGACACCCCCTTCCTCTGA
- a CDS encoding NAD(P)H-binding protein yields the protein MSQSDILVIGSTGKTGRRVVRALRERGASVRAAGRSTDVRFDWDDDSTWAPALTGAHAAYIVDRQDKPGVWDAESQIRDLAKRAVDCGVRRLVLLQARTTGLVGGKDLSAGEGGVRDSGAQWTVLRPNWFFQNFDEGVLLDAVRAGELRLPAGDGREPFVDAEDVAEVAAAALLDDGHDGRVYDLSGSRALTLAEVAEEISRAAGRPVAYVPVDHEEYVAELVSYEVPADYARFVADLVAQIRDNLNAEPTGTVEGVLGRPPRDFAAFARQAAADGAWAL from the coding sequence ATGTCACAGTCAGACATCCTCGTCATCGGCAGCACCGGAAAGACCGGGCGTCGGGTCGTCCGCGCCCTGCGCGAGCGCGGCGCTTCGGTCCGCGCCGCCGGCCGGTCCACCGACGTCCGCTTCGACTGGGACGACGACAGCACCTGGGCACCGGCCCTCACCGGCGCTCATGCGGCCTACATCGTCGACCGGCAGGACAAGCCCGGTGTATGGGACGCCGAGTCCCAGATACGCGATCTGGCCAAGCGCGCGGTCGACTGCGGCGTACGCCGTCTCGTCCTGCTCCAGGCCCGTACGACGGGGCTCGTGGGCGGCAAGGACCTGAGCGCGGGCGAGGGCGGCGTGCGCGACTCCGGCGCGCAGTGGACCGTGCTGCGGCCGAACTGGTTCTTCCAGAACTTCGACGAGGGCGTCCTGCTCGACGCCGTCCGCGCCGGCGAGCTGCGGCTGCCCGCCGGGGACGGCCGCGAGCCGTTCGTGGACGCCGAGGACGTCGCCGAGGTCGCCGCCGCGGCCCTGCTCGACGACGGGCACGACGGCCGGGTCTACGACCTGAGCGGCAGCCGCGCCCTCACCCTGGCCGAGGTCGCCGAGGAGATCTCCCGCGCCGCCGGACGCCCCGTCGCCTACGTGCCCGTCGACCACGAGGAGTACGTGGCCGAGCTGGTCTCCTACGAAGTGCCCGCCGACTACGCGCGGTTCGTCGCCGATCTCGTCGCGCAGATCCGCGACAACCTCAACGCCGAGCCGACCGGCACCGTCGAGGGCGTGCTGGGCCGTCCGCCCCGCGATTTCGCCGCGTTCGCCCGCCAGGCCGCGGCGGACGGCGCCTGGGCGCTCTAG
- a CDS encoding pyridoxamine 5'-phosphate oxidase family protein, translated as MSSFSEIENAFMTYIQDIVYCTMITVDKKNRPRARVLLPIWETVDGKPVGWLAAYKTPVKVAHLANNAHTTYSYWNPRQNAVFIDSVSRWVDDPETKKYAWDLYAKGSPAGVGYNPRNFWHLGPADPKYHVLRIEPWRVQVLRGSDLSSRIWTDE; from the coding sequence GTGAGTTCGTTCTCGGAAATCGAGAACGCCTTCATGACCTATATTCAGGACATCGTGTATTGCACGATGATCACCGTCGACAAGAAGAACCGCCCCCGGGCGCGCGTTCTGCTGCCCATCTGGGAAACGGTGGACGGTAAGCCGGTCGGCTGGCTGGCCGCCTACAAGACACCCGTCAAGGTGGCGCACCTGGCGAACAATGCCCACACCACATACTCATACTGGAATCCCCGGCAGAACGCCGTCTTCATCGACAGCGTCTCCCGGTGGGTCGACGACCCGGAGACCAAGAAGTACGCGTGGGACCTGTACGCCAAGGGCAGCCCGGCCGGGGTCGGCTACAACCCGCGCAACTTCTGGCACTTGGGCCCGGCGGACCCCAAGTACCACGTCCTGCGGATCGAGCCGTGGCGCGTCCAGGTGCTGCGCGGTTCGGACCTGAGCAGCCGTATCTGGACCGATGAGTAG